In the genome of Takifugu rubripes chromosome 18, fTakRub1.2, whole genome shotgun sequence, one region contains:
- the plxnb2a.1 gene encoding plexin-B2a isoform X1, which translates to MRGEDMMKWWWWGTWQLVALTTTCLGSTEGKTSEFLSDTLINNVVADPRTGFLYVGAVNSLYQLSPDLEVQSRDETGPKRDSRLCTPPITEACEEAVDTDNHNKLLLVHPAENTLVVCGSIFRGICSLRNLSSVEDLLYYSDTKGEKSYVASTEESVSVVGVMSQYGKVGDSLPVFLVGKGYGSYDSAKLISTRILEDYGDWVVFDSIIEAAGVQSNPFVLRYLHDFRFAFKDGHHVYFLFSRTLGIQDTKNYTFISRMCENDLGYFSYTELQLNCSTTNKYNKAQAAFVATPGVLLAQNLTSTGQYEQVSPSDKVLFVTFTSDEDPSSSAMCMYPLRFINEKLVKIIEACYSGKGVIDGKPSVYLPYLSNPDECRSSNKKNMAVNYSCGAEFLPSPLASKAGFALKAEPLLERKGQLTAVAVAVEMEHTVAFVGSATGEVLKVHLSAHPEVYGRASAEVTGDKVNKNLLFDSSLQHLYITREKRITKVPVQTCHLKTDCQSCMSLKDPYCGWCVLEGKCTRKQECSRSSGSNAWLWSPDQKCVEIQSFNPPNLSCKKKDQVDIIIPKHPELGSSDKLYCVFENLTTEALFDGKTLVTCSLPDPVEIPPTPDQQDYVSVPVKILVNKNIEVTSGEYHFYNCAATVRKNQNAPCISCVTSKWGCQWNAKDHSCSDREDAVDGEHIVQSQQSNRCPQFESPEPLLIPVGFEIPISFQGRNLDIYKGRKFTIGTELMKNIEREVTQEQGSKFTFSGYKFAYDKQQEVNISFHIKEKDTDRKIDSTLRVGLYNCSVGREDCSLCRHADATYQCVWCTATHMCVYQELCRLSAPAQCPKPEITDIIPRFGPLNGRISVTIKGSNMGIKKEDIKKITVAGVDCAHQEDRYSVSTSVVCEIGPAKRVPPSDLPFEPTHAGVVEVEVEGGRHGRSQVIFTYRDPKPVAVHPAKGPAAGGTVITITGEDLDTATKEDVTVTVGGVSCEVLSFGVLITCKTGKYRGQKLPSDLMTVTVKYGENTTKDILSAYQYSENPKVTDYNPKASFLCGGRKIVVTGNGFDLIQRATIKVLPSTDEFSDDTSPDVVRVGPEFVEEARSKNDTVLQFDSPAVNSSCKALRTFLQLDNVVEELKSFDYHPDPSFNELLKNVITETSIIIVTGRGFDKAMTAKEAQVFVGDATCHVNILQEDKLILEAPSPQPKSRSKRPRRDTTNEMLELVVKFGHGEWLVGSVCYARKDDIPLAIIIPAVIIPMIIFIAVSVYCYRRKSQQAEREYEKVKHQLENLEESVRDRCKKEFTDLMIEMEDHTNDLSEARMPFLDYKTYTDCNFFLPSKDGANDAMITRKLQIPEARRAIVAQALNQFSNLLNSKTFLINFIHTLESRPDFNARARGYFASLLTVALHGKLEYYTDIMRTLLLELMDEHVQNKNPKLMLRRSETVVDRMLYNWMSICLYQFLRDTAGEPLYKLFKALKHQVEKGPVDAKMKKAKYTLNDTGLLGDDVEYSVLTLQVLVHGEGPDVTPVKVLSCDTITQVKEKIIDQVYRNLPYSQRPKVESVALEWRPGSTGQILSDLDLTAQKEGRWKKLNTLAHYNVRDNATLVLSRVLHTQSFYQHQDSYEEKNSLLEEDNTFHLVRPADDIDEVKSKRGSMKDKAMTKAITEIYLTRLLSVKGTLQQFVDDFFRSVLCSNSIVPPAVKYFFDFLDEQALKHDNVDEETLHIWKTNSLPLRFWVNILRNPHFIFDVHVTEVVEASLYVISQTLMDACTKTEHKLSRESPSNKLLYAKEISSYKKMVDDYCKGIRQMVPVSDQDMNTHLAELSRQHTDKLNTQVALHQLYQYASKYYDVIIQSLDEDPAAQNKQLTLRLQQIAAALENKVTDL; encoded by the exons ACATGAtgaagtggtggtggtgggggacaTGGCAGTTGGTCGCCCTGACGACCACATGCCTCGGCTCGACTGAGGGCAAAACCTCAGAGTTCCTCTCCGACACCCTGATCAACAACGTGGTGGCTGACCCGCGTACCGGCTTTCTGTATGTCGGTGCCGTCAACTCACTTTACcagctgagtcctgacctggaGGTCCAGTCCCGTGATGAGACGGGCCCCAAACGGGACAGCCGTCTGTGCACGCCACCCATCACCGAAGCCTGCGAAGAGGCCGTggacactgacaaccacaacaAGCTGCTTCTGGTCCACCCGGCCGAGAACACTCTGGTGGTCTGCGGCAGCATCTTCAGAGGCATCTGCTCGCTGAGAAACCTAAGCAGCGTGGAAGACCTGCTGTACTACAGCGACACCAAAGGAGAAAAATCCTATGTGGCGAGCACCGAGGAGAGCGTCTCTGTGGTGGGAGTGATGTCGCAATACGGCAAGGTTGGAGACAGCTTACCGGTGTTCTTG GTCGGAAAAGGTTACGGCAGCTACGACAGCGCTAAGCTAATTTCCACCCGCATCCTCGAGGACTACGGCGACTGGGTGGTTTTCGACAGCATCATCGAGGCTGCGGGGGTCCAGTCCAACCCATTCGTCCTCCGGTACCTTCATGACTTCCGCTTTGCTTTTAAAGATGGGCATCACGTGTACTTCCTGTTCTCACGGACGCTGGGGATTCAGGACACCAAGAACTACACCTTCATCTCCAGGATGTGCGAGAACGACCTGGGTTATTTCTCCTAtacggagctgcagctcaactgTAGCACCACCAACAAGTACAACAAAGCTCAG GCTGCCTTCGTTGCAACTCCGGGTGTGCTTTTAGCTCAGAATCTGACCAGCACTGGTCAATACGAACAGGTTTCACCCTCGGACAAGGTGTTGTTTGTCACCTTCACCTCTGATGAAGACCCATCTTCATCAGCCATGT GTATGTACCCCCTGCGCTTCATTAATGAAAAACTGGTAAAAATAATAGAAGCCTGCTACAGTGGCAAAGGTGTCATTGATGGGAAACCCTCCGTCTACTTGCCTTATTTATCCAATCCTGACGAGTGCCGTAGCAGCAACAAG AAAAACATGGCGGTCAATTACAGTTGTGGAGCCGAGTTCCTGCCGTCCCCGTTGGCCAGTAAGGCCGGGTTTGCCTTAAAAGCGGAACCGCTGTTGGAGCGAAAGGGACAATTGACCGCCGTCGCAGTTGCTGTGGAAATGGAGCACACCGTGGCGTTCGTGGGCAGCGCCACCGGAGAG GTGCTGAAGGTCCATTTGTCAGCCCACCCTGAGGTCTACGGCCGGGCGTCGGCCGAGGTCACCGGAGACAAGGTCAACAAGAACCTGCTGTTCGATTCCAGCCTCCAACATCTGTACATCACCAGGGAGAAAAGG ATCACAAAGGTTCCGGTCCAGACCTGCCACCTGAAGACCGACTGTCAGTCCTGCATGTCCCTGAAGGATCCGTACTGCGGCTGGTGTGTCCTGGAGGGAAA GTGTACCAGGAAGCAGGAGTGCAGCCGGTCATCAGGGAGTAACGCCTGGTTGTGGTCGCCCGATCAGAAATGTGTCGAAATCCAGTCCTTCAATCCGCCAAACCTTAGCTGCAAGAAGAAAGATCAG GTGGACATCATCATCCCCAAACATCCCGAACTGGGGAGTTCCGATAAGCTATACTGTGTGTTTGAAAACTTGACTACTGAAGCTTTGTTTGATGGCAAAACCCTGGTGACCTGTTCACTGCCCGACCCTGTGGAAATCCCACCCACTCCAGACCAGCAGG aCTACGTATCTGTCCCAGTCAAGATTTTGGTAAATAAAAACATCGAGGTGACGTCTGGAGAATACCACTTCTACAACTGTGCTGCTACAGTCAGGAAGAACCAAAATGCACC gtgtaTCTCCTGTGTGACCAGTAAATGGGGCTGTCAGTGGAACGCTAAAGATCACAGCTGCAGTGACAGAGAAGATGCTGTGGATGGAGAGCACATAGTTCAATcacaacag TCCAACAGATGTCCTCAGTTTGAGTCTCCGGAGCCGCTCTTAATCCCTGTGGGCTTTGAAATTCCCATCAGCTTCCAGGGCAGGAACCTGGACATCTACAAG GGCCGCAAGTTCACTATCGGGACGGAGCTGATGAAGAACATAGAGAGGGAGGTCACGCAGGAGcaggggtcaaagttcacattttcAGGATATAAG tttgcCTATGATAAACAACAGGAGGTGAATATATCGTTCCATATCAAAGAGAAAGACACTGACAGAAAGATTGATAGCACATTGAGAG ttggGTTGTATAACTGCTCAGTGGGAAGAGAAGACTGCAGTCTGTGTCGTCATGCCGATGCCACCTACCAGTGTGTGTGGTGCACAGCcacgcacatgtgtgtgtatcaaGAGCTCTGCCGGTTGTCGGCGCCGGCGCAGTGCCCCAAACCGGAGATCACAGAT atcATCCCTCGCTTCGGTCCTCTCAACGGTCGAATTTCGGTGACCATCAAAGGGTCCAACATGGGAATAAAGAAGGAAGACATCAAGAAGATCACAGTGGCAGGAGTGGACTGTGCCCACCAGGAGGACAGATACTCCGTCTCCACCAG CGTGGTGTGTGAGATTGGCCCGGCCAAACGAGTACCGCCCTCAGATTTGCCGTTTGAACCGACCCACGCTGGAGTTGTGGAGGTGGAAGTGGAAGGAGGCAGACACGGGAGGTCCCAGGTCATCTTCACTTATCGG GACCCCAAACCAGTGGCCGTCCACCCAGCAAAgggtccagcagctggaggaactgTGATCACCATCACGGGAGAAGACCTGGACACCGCAACAAAGGAGGACGTCACCGTTACTGTGGGCGGAGTTTCCTGTGAAGt gcTGTCGTTCGGAGTTTTGATCACCTGTAAGACTGGAAAGTACCGTGGGCAGAAGTTGCCCTCTGACCTGATGACGGTGACGGTGAaatacggtgaaaacaccaccaaAGACATCCTGTCTGCGTACCAGTACTCGGAGAACCCCAAGGTCACAGATTATAACCCCAAGGCCAGCTTCCTGTG TGGCGGCCGCAAGATCGTGGTTACAGGAAACGGGTTCGACCTGATCCAGAGAGCCACCATCAAGGTGCTGCCCTCCACCGATGAGTTTTCAGACGACACCTCTCCAGACGTGGTGAGGGTTGGACCGGAG TTTGTTGAGGAGGCTAGGAGCAAGAACGACACGGTCCTGCAGTTCGACTCCCCAGCGGTGAACAGCTCCTGCAAGGCCCTGCGGACGTTTCTCCAGCTGGACAacgtggtggaggagctgaagagctTCGACTATCACCCTGACCCCTCCTTCAACGAGCTCCTGAAGAACGTCATCACGGAGACTAGCATCATCATTGTCACG GGTCGAGGTTTCGACAAGGCCATGACAGCCAAAGAGGCCCAGGTGTTTGTTGGAGACGCCACCTGTCACGTGAACATCCTGCAG GAGGATAAGTTGATCCTGGAGGCTCCATCGCCCCAGCCCAAGTCCAGATCCAAGCGCCCGCGCCGAGACACCACCAATGAGATGCTGGAGcttgtg GTGAAGTTTGGTCACGGTGAGTGGTTGGTGGGTTCGGTTTGCTACGCTAGAAAAGACGACATTCCTCTGGCCATAATCATCCCGGCGGTCATCATCCCCATGATAATCTTCATCGCCGTGTCCGTCTACTGCTACAG GAGGAAAAGTCAGCAGGCAGAACGAGAGTACGAGAAGGTGAAGCATcagctggagaacctggaggaaaGCGTTCGCGACCGCTGTAAAAAAGAGTTCACAG ATCTGATGATTGAAATGGAGGACCACACCAATGATCTGAGCGAGGCTCGGATGCCTTTCCTGGACTACAAAACCTACACGGACTGCAACTTCTTCCTGCCTTCCAAAGATGGCGCAAACGATGCCATGATCACAAGAAAACTACAGATCCCAGAAGCCCGCAGGGCCATCGTGGCTCAGGCTCTCAACCAGTTCTCCAACCTGCTCAACAGTAAAACCTTCCTCATTAAT TTTATTCACACCCTGGAGAGCCGTCCGGACTTCAACGCTCGAGCGCGTGGTTATTTCGCCTCCTTGCTAACGGTGGCGCTGCACGGGAAGCTGGAATATTACACAGACATCATGAggacgctgctgctggagctgatggacgAACACGTGCAgaacaaaaaccccaaactcATGCTGAGGAG GTCGGAGACAGTGGTGGACAGGATGCTCTATAACTGGATGTCCATCTGTCTCTATCAGTTCCTCAGG gacacagcaggagaaCCTTTATATAAGCTCTTCAAGGCCTTGAAGCACCAGGTGGAGAAGGGGCCAGTGGATGCCAAGATGAAGAAAGCCAAGTACACCCTGAACGACACGGGCCTGCTGGGAGACGACGTGGAGTACTCTGTCCTG ACCCTGCAGGTGTTGGTGCACGGCGAGGGGCCAGACGTGACCCCGGTGAAAGTGTTGAGCTGTGATACCATCACTCAG GTGAAAGAGAAGATCATAGATCAGGTGTACAGAAACCTGCCATACTCGCAGCGTCCGAAGGTGGAGAGCGTCGCTCTGG AGTGGCGCCCTGGCTCCACAGGTCAGATTCtgtctgacctggacctgacagCCCAGAAGGAAGGACGCTGGAAGAAACTCAACACCCTGGCTCATTACAAC GTTAGAGATAACGCCACACTTGTCCTGTCCAGAGTTTTACACACACAGTCCTTCTACCAACACCAGGACAGCTACGAAGAGA AGAACtcactgctggaggaggacaacACCTTCCACCTGGTGAGGCCGGCCGACGACATCGATGAAGTGAAGTCGAAACGCGGCAGCATGAAGGACAAGGCCATGACCAAAGCTATCACGGAGATCTACCTGACTAGGCTGCTGTCCGTCAAG GGCACGTTGCAGCAGTTCGTAGACGATTTCTTCCGCAGCGTGTTGTGTTCCAACTCCATCGTTCCTCCGGCCGTCAAATACTTCTTTGACTTCCTGGACGAGCAGGCGCTGAAGCACGACAACGTGGACGAGGAGACGCTGCACATTTGGAAGACAAACAG CCTGCCTCTGAGGTTCTGGGTGAACATCCTGAGGAACCCGCACTTCATCTTTGATGTGCACGTGacggaggtggtggaggcctCGCTCTACGTCATCTCTCAGACCTTAATGGACGCTTGCACCAAGACGGAGCACAAACTCAGTCGG GAGTCGCCTAGCAACAAGCTGCTCTATGCAAAAGAGATTTCCTCCTACAAGAAGATGGTGGACGA ttaCTGCAAAGGCATCCGGCAGATGGTTCCAGTCAGCGATCAGGACATGAACACACATCTTGCTGAGCTGTCGAGG caacacacagacaAGCTGAACACTCAGGTGGCCTTACATCAGCTTTACCAGTACGCCAGCAAGTACTACGACGTG ATCATCCAGTCTCTGGACGAGGACCCGGCCGCCCAGAACAAACAGCTGACGCTCCGCCTCCAGCAGATCGCCGCCGCTCTTGAGAACAAGGTcaccgacctttga